The following proteins are co-located in the Opitutaceae bacterium genome:
- a CDS encoding methyltransferase domain-containing protein, with translation MTAPASSNTAAPVAPDRLNRFRYTLYAPIYDRLACIFAGQRGAAIAALRLRPGQRVLLVACGTGLDLEFIPSGVLVSGLDLTPGMVGRAEARARRHGFEGSFLVGDARSLPFPDGCFDVVLLHLILAVAPEPERIVSEVDRVLVPGGTVSIFDKFLPAGQTPGLTRRLANWVAAFTFSELNRTVEPLVTGCGWRVCLDEPAGFRGSYRRIIAIKPAPVSK, from the coding sequence ATGACTGCTCCCGCATCAAGCAATACCGCCGCGCCAGTTGCGCCGGACCGACTGAATCGGTTCAGGTATACGCTCTACGCGCCGATCTACGACCGGCTGGCGTGCATCTTCGCCGGACAACGCGGCGCTGCCATCGCCGCCCTTCGTCTGCGCCCCGGGCAGCGGGTTCTGTTGGTCGCCTGTGGCACGGGTCTGGATTTGGAGTTCATCCCCAGCGGGGTGCTCGTGTCCGGTCTCGATCTAACGCCCGGCATGGTGGGCCGGGCGGAGGCTCGCGCACGTCGTCACGGATTCGAAGGTTCATTTCTGGTCGGTGATGCACGCTCGCTGCCGTTCCCGGATGGCTGTTTCGACGTGGTGCTCCTGCACCTCATTCTCGCGGTTGCACCGGAGCCTGAGCGCATTGTCAGCGAAGTTGACCGGGTGCTCGTTCCCGGGGGCACAGTGTCGATCTTCGACAAATTCCTGCCGGCCGGCCAAACTCCCGGTTTGACCCGCCGGTTGGCCAATTGGGTGGCGGCGTTTACGTTCTCCGAACTGAATCGCACAGTCGAACCGCTGGTGACCGGATGTGGCTGGCGTGTGTGCTTGGACGAGCCGGCCGGATTCCGTGGCTCCTACCGCCGCATCATCGCCATCAAGCCGGCGCCGGTCTCCAAGTAA
- the cadA gene encoding cadmium-translocating P-type ATPase, with the protein MSEDEHSHESCCEHSQDNRFESLSLLVSGVLVGAALLASQWEDDGRTLTALLAGAGMLAGGWFLLPKAWRAVRRLRPDINLLVVIAAIGASVIGEWVEASAVVFLFGVAEWLEGWADRRARRATEALLELAPKVALVMREGKFVEMPVDQVSVGDTVATKSGMSIPLDGVVLTGESAVNQAPITGESVPVDKKPGDTVFAGTINGEGSLQIKVTKTTGDTTLARIIRLVAEAQEQKAPTQRFVDVFARYYTPAVTGVALLVFLVPPLLLGGDWNTWLYRACVLLIIACPCALVISTPVSIVAGLTALARRGVLVKGGAHLETIGRLKGLAVDKTGTITEGKPQVLGVELLGSATMSQVLGVAAAIDEHSAHPLAKAVVAHAQEQKISYDRASNYQARSGRGAEGVIDGHAYFVGNHRFAHEFGVCSESVETRLAAIEAQGQSVVVVGHRPHDGCKGEVLGIVAIGDTLRPNAKAAIAALHAAGVEQVVMLSGDNQRTADFIARQVGIDEARGDLLPDDKVEAVKALRAKHGVVGMVGDGVNDAPAMATASIGIAMGAAGTDAAIETADIALMQDELAKIAETIRLGRRTLGIIHFNIAFALGLKAIFLLLTLMGHASLWLAIMADTGATLLVVANALRLLAAPKSVAQ; encoded by the coding sequence ATGAGTGAAGACGAGCATAGCCACGAATCGTGTTGCGAGCACTCGCAAGACAACCGATTCGAGAGTCTGAGCTTGCTCGTGTCGGGCGTGCTCGTGGGAGCCGCCCTTCTAGCCAGCCAATGGGAGGATGACGGTCGCACGCTCACCGCCCTCCTTGCGGGCGCTGGTATGCTGGCCGGCGGCTGGTTCCTGTTGCCCAAAGCGTGGCGGGCCGTCCGTCGATTACGTCCTGACATCAATCTGTTGGTCGTCATCGCCGCCATCGGGGCGTCGGTGATCGGCGAGTGGGTCGAGGCTTCGGCCGTGGTGTTTCTCTTCGGTGTGGCTGAGTGGCTTGAGGGTTGGGCGGACCGGAGGGCACGGCGTGCCACCGAGGCCTTGCTGGAACTGGCACCGAAGGTTGCCCTCGTAATGCGTGAGGGCAAATTCGTGGAGATGCCGGTCGATCAGGTGTCGGTCGGCGACACGGTTGCCACCAAATCCGGCATGAGCATCCCGCTCGATGGCGTGGTGCTGACCGGCGAATCTGCAGTCAATCAAGCGCCGATCACCGGCGAATCCGTGCCGGTGGACAAGAAGCCTGGCGACACCGTATTTGCTGGCACCATCAATGGAGAAGGATCGCTGCAGATCAAAGTGACCAAGACGACCGGCGACACGACACTGGCTCGGATCATCCGGTTGGTTGCAGAGGCGCAGGAGCAGAAAGCGCCCACGCAACGCTTCGTAGATGTGTTCGCCCGCTACTACACGCCTGCCGTTACCGGCGTGGCGCTGCTGGTGTTCCTCGTGCCGCCTCTGTTGCTGGGAGGTGACTGGAACACTTGGCTCTATCGCGCCTGTGTGCTGCTCATCATCGCCTGTCCGTGCGCCTTGGTGATCTCGACGCCGGTCAGTATTGTCGCCGGCCTGACAGCACTTGCGCGGCGCGGGGTGTTGGTCAAAGGCGGCGCTCATCTCGAAACCATCGGTCGCCTCAAGGGATTGGCCGTGGACAAGACCGGAACCATCACGGAAGGAAAACCGCAGGTGCTCGGCGTTGAGTTGCTGGGTTCGGCGACCATGTCGCAGGTGCTGGGAGTTGCGGCGGCCATTGACGAACACTCCGCCCATCCCCTGGCCAAGGCCGTGGTCGCGCACGCACAGGAGCAAAAGATTTCCTACGACCGGGCCTCAAATTATCAGGCCCGCAGCGGACGCGGAGCCGAGGGCGTGATCGATGGTCATGCCTATTTCGTCGGCAACCACCGGTTCGCCCACGAATTCGGAGTGTGCTCGGAGAGTGTCGAAACCCGGTTGGCGGCAATCGAGGCCCAGGGGCAGTCTGTCGTGGTGGTCGGCCATCGTCCGCACGACGGATGCAAAGGAGAGGTTCTGGGCATCGTCGCCATCGGTGACACACTGAGACCCAACGCCAAGGCCGCAATAGCGGCGCTGCACGCGGCCGGTGTCGAACAAGTGGTGATGCTGAGTGGCGACAACCAGCGCACTGCGGATTTCATCGCGCGACAGGTTGGGATCGACGAAGCCCGGGGCGACCTGCTGCCGGACGACAAGGTCGAGGCCGTGAAGGCCCTGCGCGCAAAGCACGGTGTGGTCGGCATGGTGGGCGACGGCGTGAATGATGCTCCTGCGATGGCCACGGCCAGCATAGGCATCGCGATGGGCGCGGCCGGCACGGACGCCGCCATCGAGACGGCCGATATCGCCCTGATGCAGGACGAACTCGCGAAGATTGCGGAGACCATCCGCCTCGGCCGGCGCACCCTTGGTATCATCCATTTCAACATCGCCTTCGCTCTCGGGCTGAAGGCCATCTTCCTCCTCCTCACCCTGATGGGGCACGCCAGCCTGTGGCTGGCCATTATGGCGGACACCGGTGCCACCCTGCTTGTCGTTGCTAACGCCCTGCGCCTGCTCGCCGCACCCAAGTCTGTTGCCCAATGA
- a CDS encoding NERD domain-containing protein produces the protein MNGARMIPNSFLPDSPPGERAIFERFRSDPACNGWIVLHSLDLARHVKQVSGEADFVVIVPNQGVVVLEVKSHEFVKLDERGWWLGTSATPETRGPFKQAAQAMHSIRLYMGARMSHLTDQCPFISGVIFTAVSFSVHSPEWHAWQVIDKQALNAGSLAARVLSMLHHARTHFKACGLRGIDPSMLTDKTAADLAATLRPKFEFIIKPADKIKNLQAGLLKCTAQQFQVLDDIADNDRVLIHGPAGTGKTCLALEALRREKAIRPASSVALFCFNKLLGEKLALDAAGLGVGDIKAGNIHSWLVELVGRVPANPSADYWSKELPQAAVEILLQTGPVLDFLILDEAQDLINDAYLDVFDLLLKGGLKDGRFLFLGDIERQAIFKSTTGGGDQIERIKRRATRGFARFRLNINCRNTAEISSFVETLGHLRPGYASVLRGDTHVDPSLEFYVSEDDALSKLSDKLRELLKMGYAASDIVILSAVGEDSAAARLSAGGSWKGVLVPYASKTAAGRIRYTTIHAFKGLEAPAVVVTDIANLDSVRSGDLFYIALSRALHRLDVLAHARTQGAIRQILEQSPSNDEHDT, from the coding sequence ATGAATGGCGCACGGATGATACCGAATTCATTTTTGCCCGACTCGCCGCCCGGGGAGCGTGCTATTTTCGAGAGGTTCAGGTCAGATCCTGCGTGTAATGGCTGGATAGTCCTTCATAGCCTCGATTTGGCCCGGCATGTAAAGCAGGTTAGTGGTGAGGCGGATTTCGTCGTCATAGTTCCGAATCAGGGCGTCGTAGTTTTGGAAGTAAAATCACATGAGTTTGTGAAGCTGGACGAACGAGGATGGTGGTTGGGCACGTCTGCGACGCCCGAGACGCGCGGCCCGTTCAAACAAGCGGCCCAAGCAATGCATTCAATTCGTCTCTATATGGGAGCGAGGATGTCTCATCTGACTGACCAATGTCCCTTTATTTCAGGCGTTATTTTTACAGCGGTTTCGTTCTCGGTGCATTCGCCCGAATGGCACGCGTGGCAAGTAATCGATAAACAAGCGTTAAATGCCGGATCGCTGGCCGCCCGTGTTCTATCCATGCTTCATCATGCTCGCACACACTTCAAGGCGTGTGGCTTGCGTGGAATAGATCCGTCGATGCTTACGGACAAGACTGCCGCCGATCTTGCCGCCACTCTCAGACCCAAATTTGAATTCATTATCAAACCTGCGGATAAAATTAAAAATTTACAGGCCGGTTTGCTTAAATGCACGGCTCAACAGTTTCAGGTTTTGGACGATATTGCGGATAATGATAGAGTCCTGATACATGGTCCCGCAGGAACAGGAAAAACCTGCCTCGCCCTCGAAGCTCTTAGACGGGAAAAGGCGATCCGGCCCGCAAGTAGCGTAGCCCTCTTTTGCTTCAACAAGCTGCTAGGGGAAAAATTGGCGTTGGACGCAGCCGGATTGGGCGTTGGTGACATTAAGGCCGGCAACATTCATTCATGGCTGGTGGAGCTTGTCGGACGCGTTCCAGCAAACCCAAGCGCCGACTATTGGTCGAAAGAATTGCCCCAAGCCGCGGTAGAGATACTTCTACAAACCGGACCGGTGCTCGACTTTCTCATTTTGGACGAAGCACAAGACCTGATAAACGACGCCTACCTTGATGTGTTCGATTTGTTGCTCAAGGGCGGCCTGAAAGATGGTCGATTTCTGTTTTTGGGGGACATTGAACGCCAAGCCATATTTAAGTCGACTACCGGTGGGGGTGATCAAATTGAAAGAATCAAGCGGCGGGCCACTCGCGGGTTTGCGCGCTTCCGCCTGAACATCAATTGCCGCAATACCGCCGAGATTTCCAGCTTTGTGGAAACACTTGGCCATTTGCGACCAGGCTACGCCAGCGTGCTTCGCGGCGACACGCATGTTGACCCATCTCTTGAGTTCTACGTCTCCGAGGATGACGCCCTGTCCAAGCTATCCGACAAGCTGCGTGAATTACTCAAGATGGGCTATGCCGCCTCCGATATCGTCATCCTTTCAGCTGTTGGTGAAGATTCAGCGGCCGCTCGTCTCAGCGCGGGAGGAAGCTGGAAAGGCGTGCTGGTTCCATACGCTTCAAAAACTGCTGCTGGCCGTATTCGATACACGACCATCCATGCATTCAAGGGATTGGAAGCACCCGCTGTCGTCGTTACGGACATAGCGAATCTCGATTCCGTTCGCTCGGGCGACCTGTTTTATATCGCCCTCTCTCGGGCATTGCATCGCCTTGATGTGCTGGCCCATGCACGCACTCAAGGAGCGATCAGGCAAATTCTCGAACAATCCCCATCCAATGACGAGCACGACACTTAA
- a CDS encoding DUF945 domain-containing protein: protein MNSIESVPVAPARVFKALSSDDLRRCAPSIFAEHARPGVSSRYTFVSTQQVVALLGAEGWEPVKASEQRVRLEDRIGFQMHEIRFARRVDLEAGAFQVGNTRPEMILQNAHDGSRAYRIDAGLYRLVCRNGLTVADADFAHVSIRHVDVSADAFAKAAQSVAENTPRALEAVAKWQGVQLPQATRVEFARRAARLRWDAEQPVMKLLSPEKLLTPVRYGDAATDLWTTFNVVQEHLIRGGDRYMGYTAGMGIRRNRTRPVGGLSEGQKLNKALWSLASEFANN, encoded by the coding sequence ATGAACTCGATTGAATCCGTTCCCGTTGCTCCCGCTCGCGTCTTCAAGGCGCTTTCGTCCGATGATCTCCGCCGCTGCGCTCCCTCGATCTTTGCCGAGCACGCGCGGCCGGGGGTGTCGTCCCGCTACACGTTCGTTTCCACCCAGCAGGTCGTTGCCCTGCTTGGTGCGGAGGGTTGGGAACCGGTGAAGGCGTCCGAGCAGCGGGTCAGGTTGGAGGACCGCATCGGTTTCCAGATGCACGAAATCCGCTTTGCCCGGCGGGTTGACCTGGAGGCCGGGGCCTTTCAGGTCGGCAACACCCGCCCGGAAATGATCCTGCAGAACGCGCACGACGGAAGCCGGGCCTACCGCATCGACGCGGGCCTGTATCGGTTGGTGTGCCGCAACGGTCTGACCGTCGCGGATGCCGACTTTGCCCATGTCTCGATCCGGCACGTGGACGTTTCCGCCGACGCCTTCGCCAAGGCGGCGCAATCCGTGGCCGAGAACACGCCCCGCGCGCTGGAGGCGGTGGCCAAATGGCAGGGTGTGCAGCTCCCGCAGGCCACCCGGGTGGAGTTTGCGCGGCGCGCGGCGCGCCTCCGTTGGGATGCCGAGCAGCCGGTCATGAAGCTCCTCAGCCCTGAGAAGCTACTGACGCCGGTGCGCTACGGCGATGCCGCCACGGACCTCTGGACCACCTTCAACGTGGTTCAGGAGCATCTGATTCGAGGCGGCGACCGCTACATGGGCTACACCGCCGGCATGGGCATCCGCCGCAACCGGACGCGCCCGGTAGGCGGCCTGAGTGAAGGCCAGAAGCTCAACAAGGCTCTCTGGAGTCTCGCGAGCGAGTTCGCGAACAACTGA